In one window of Bernardetia sp. DNA:
- a CDS encoding CPBP family intramembrane glutamic endopeptidase yields the protein MKHIFALFILSIIAIFVMAATQFIGLGVLSISLGISPVEVASRLQNINQYPELRTPILLLQGATQFFSFFAVAIFFAKFVYKYNQANSDSGAVHVMNPKLAQHFLEEPLLQRYKTPALIFLVVIVLAIVAFPAVWVTGALNGAVDFPEALQGLENWMREKEDQNQVLTLFMIDFASPFQALLGFVVIAVLAGLCEEVFFRGVMQPIFQNLTKNKHVAVWITAIIFSAIHFQFYGFIPRMLLGALFGYLYIYTNNITVPIWAHILNNGLTLIMTLFVGKDMLNTPTLATSDLLTMIQLGILSLLLCIGILKFIKNTMQKVASQNMK from the coding sequence ATGAAACATATATTTGCACTCTTTATTCTCTCCATTATTGCCATATTTGTTATGGCAGCCACACAGTTTATTGGACTAGGAGTATTATCTATTTCTTTGGGAATATCTCCTGTAGAAGTAGCTTCTAGGTTACAAAACATAAATCAATATCCAGAGCTTCGTACACCTATTTTACTATTGCAGGGAGCAACACAGTTCTTTAGCTTTTTTGCTGTCGCCATCTTTTTTGCAAAATTTGTTTACAAATACAACCAAGCAAATAGTGATAGTGGAGCAGTTCACGTAATGAATCCAAAACTAGCACAGCATTTTTTAGAAGAGCCTCTATTACAACGCTATAAAACTCCTGCACTTATTTTTTTAGTTGTTATTGTACTTGCTATTGTTGCTTTTCCAGCAGTTTGGGTAACAGGCGCACTAAATGGAGCAGTAGATTTTCCAGAGGCTCTACAAGGTTTGGAAAATTGGATGAGAGAAAAAGAAGACCAAAACCAAGTTCTTACTCTTTTTATGATTGATTTTGCTAGTCCTTTTCAAGCCTTATTAGGTTTTGTAGTCATTGCAGTACTTGCAGGTCTGTGTGAAGAAGTCTTTTTTAGAGGGGTAATGCAACCCATTTTCCAAAACCTTACAAAAAATAAACATGTAGCTGTATGGATAACGGCTATTATTTTTAGTGCTATTCATTTTCAATTCTATGGCTTTATTCCTCGTATGCTTTTAGGAGCTTTGTTTGGTTACTTGTACATTTATACCAATAATATCACAGTTCCTATTTGGGCGCATATTTTAAACAATGGTCTGACCTTGATAATGACTTTGTTTGTTGGTAAAGACATGCTCAATACTCCAACACTAGCAACAAGCGATTTACTGACTATGATTCAACTAGGAATTTTGAGCTTGCTACTTTGTATAGGAATTTTGAAATTTATCAAAAATACGATGCAAAAAGTAGCCTCTCAGAATATGAAATAA
- a CDS encoding succinylglutamate desuccinylase/aspartoacylase family protein — protein MAQNSQTNTSTLFKRIIGNISGGDNQTLLVCIGGLHGNEQAGYNALEYLSKNLDKRLFNGHFVAIGGNLEALKAQKRYLQTDLNRIWLNDLIDNIPTDSEVAEYEELRQLIEVLRVIPHDTYKRRILIDLHTTSAPNGAFVVRTTTTDDTLAKLLEVPIIFGLDKKLEGTAMTYMEQWDYETFAFEGGTIGKENSANNLITGVWRIMQALQMTTQPIPNLEHTLGETIQNGVPSTLSCEYIHKVPQGSVFKMLEGFGNFDSIEKGQLLAHQDGKEIRSPYNGYILMPLYQDEGNDGFFVVK, from the coding sequence ATGGCTCAAAATTCACAAACCAACACATCAACACTTTTTAAACGTATTATTGGAAATATATCTGGAGGAGACAATCAAACTCTTTTGGTTTGTATTGGTGGTTTGCATGGCAACGAACAAGCAGGTTACAATGCGTTGGAGTATCTTTCCAAAAACTTAGACAAAAGACTCTTCAATGGTCATTTTGTAGCTATTGGAGGAAACTTAGAAGCTCTAAAAGCACAGAAACGCTATCTACAAACCGACCTTAACCGAATTTGGCTCAATGACTTGATAGACAATATTCCGACTGATTCGGAGGTTGCAGAATATGAAGAATTGCGTCAGCTTATTGAAGTTTTGCGTGTAATTCCTCACGATACATATAAAAGACGCATCTTGATAGATTTACACACTACATCTGCACCAAATGGAGCTTTTGTAGTACGTACTACCACCACAGACGATACACTAGCAAAGCTTCTAGAAGTGCCTATTATTTTTGGTTTAGATAAAAAACTGGAAGGAACAGCCATGACCTATATGGAACAATGGGATTATGAAACTTTTGCTTTCGAAGGAGGAACAATAGGCAAAGAAAACTCTGCTAACAATCTGATTACTGGAGTTTGGCGTATCATGCAAGCACTGCAAATGACAACACAACCTATTCCCAACTTAGAACATACTTTGGGAGAGACAATTCAAAATGGAGTTCCAAGTACGCTGAGTTGTGAGTATATTCATAAAGTACCACAAGGTTCAGTATTTAAAATGCTAGAGGGCTTTGGAAATTTTGATAGCATAGAAAAAGGACAACTTCTCGCTCATCAGGATGGAAAAGAAATTCGTTCTCCTTACAATGGATATATTCTGATGCCTTTGTATCAAGACGAAGGAAATGATGGCTTTTTTGTTGTGAAATAA
- a CDS encoding DUF5684 domain-containing protein encodes MLNLIASSFGGDLPVELISQFLPTYLIVMFLYYVVPFLCLWKVFDKAGKTPWLALIPIINFIIVLEIIEKPKQWIIFLFFPIVNYVFHFIVYIQLAKKFQKNAGFGVGMTLLPFVFLPILAFGDAQLEGRKEIFYDDKVLDRG; translated from the coding sequence ATGCTCAACCTAATAGCTTCTTCTTTTGGTGGAGATTTGCCTGTTGAATTAATTTCGCAATTTCTTCCTACCTATCTAATAGTAATGTTTTTATATTATGTTGTGCCTTTTCTTTGTTTATGGAAAGTTTTTGATAAAGCAGGCAAAACCCCTTGGCTCGCACTTATTCCTATTATTAACTTTATTATTGTATTGGAAATCATCGAAAAACCAAAACAATGGATTATATTTTTATTTTTTCCTATTGTAAATTATGTTTTTCATTTTATAGTGTATATTCAACTTGCCAAAAAATTTCAAAAAAATGCAGGTTTTGGAGTCGGAATGACACTTTTACCTTTTGTCTTCTTACCAATATTGGCGTTTGGAGACGCACAGCTTGAAGGACGTAAAGAAATATTTTATGATGATAAGGTTTTAGATAGAGGTTAG
- a CDS encoding DUF5684 domain-containing protein, producing the protein MDQQSAEIIGTLFGGVFGIIYLVIIIAVVVAQWKIFEKAGKPGWASIIPIYNLIVFLEIINRPIWWIVFFLIPVVNIIFALVFLVISGLDLAKVFGKDTGFAIGLILLPVVFYMILGFSDAQYQGAGGAKSYDDGILDRG; encoded by the coding sequence ATGGATCAACAATCAGCAGAAATCATTGGAACACTATTCGGTGGTGTTTTTGGAATTATCTACCTAGTTATTATTATTGCCGTAGTAGTTGCTCAATGGAAAATCTTTGAAAAAGCAGGAAAACCAGGGTGGGCATCAATTATTCCAATATATAATTTAATTGTATTTTTAGAAATTATAAATCGTCCTATTTGGTGGATTGTATTTTTCTTAATACCTGTAGTTAATATTATTTTTGCTTTAGTTTTTTTAGTCATATCAGGTTTAGATTTAGCAAAAGTCTTTGGTAAAGACACTGGCTTTGCCATTGGTCTTATTCTCTTACCTGTTGTATTTTATATGATTCTTGGTTTTAGTGATGCTCAATATCAAGGAGCAGGAGGAGCAAAATCTTATGACGACGGAATTTTAGACAGAGGATAA
- a CDS encoding FAD-binding oxidoreductase has product MSSAILKTNKETAPTHFGKITPQILQELENIVGKEYIFTDDKNRDTYSRDHTEDYSFLPDVVLKPRTPEEISQIMKICNEHVLPVTPRGGGTSLSGGALPTNHGVVISMERFNEIIEIDTLNLQATVETGVITEVFQNAVKEKNLFYPPDPASKGSCFIGGNVSHNSGGPKAVKYGVTRDYVLNLEVVLPTGEIIWTGANVLKNSTGYNLTQLITGSEGTLGIVTKIVFKLRPYPHKNIALLVPFESNEEACRAISAIYIAGITPSGMEFMEREAIERTMFYLEDKMNQKTNIDLPDNIQAHLIIELDGNNEESMMQDAEKIVETLENGFKIGEILFADSEAQKEELWRLRKNISPAVNAYSLTKAEDVVVPRGNLPELITSIKKIGNEYGFRSVCFGHVGDGNLHVNVLKEQISDEDWNTKVVEGIGEIFKEVVRLGGMLSGEHGIGIAKRPYMPIALGDVNLRLMREIKKVFDPNGILNAGKIF; this is encoded by the coding sequence ATGTCTTCAGCTATTTTGAAAACCAATAAAGAAACTGCTCCTACTCATTTTGGTAAAATTACGCCTCAAATTCTTCAAGAACTTGAAAATATAGTAGGAAAAGAATATATTTTTACTGACGACAAAAACCGAGATACATATTCAAGAGACCATACAGAAGACTATTCTTTCTTACCAGACGTTGTCTTGAAGCCACGCACACCAGAAGAAATTAGTCAGATTATGAAAATCTGCAATGAACATGTTTTGCCTGTTACGCCTCGTGGGGGAGGAACTAGCCTAAGTGGGGGAGCTTTGCCGACCAACCATGGTGTAGTTATTTCAATGGAACGTTTCAATGAAATTATAGAAATTGATACCTTAAATTTACAAGCTACTGTCGAAACAGGCGTAATTACAGAAGTTTTTCAAAATGCTGTCAAGGAAAAAAATCTTTTTTATCCACCCGACCCAGCAAGTAAAGGTAGTTGTTTTATTGGTGGTAATGTTTCTCACAACTCTGGAGGTCCAAAGGCTGTAAAATATGGCGTTACTCGTGATTATGTTCTGAATTTGGAAGTTGTTTTGCCTACTGGAGAAATCATTTGGACAGGTGCAAATGTCTTGAAAAACTCTACTGGCTATAATCTAACCCAACTTATTACAGGAAGCGAGGGAACTTTAGGAATTGTTACCAAAATCGTTTTCAAACTTCGTCCTTATCCTCATAAAAATATTGCTTTGCTTGTGCCTTTTGAGAGTAATGAGGAAGCGTGTAGAGCCATTTCTGCCATTTATATTGCTGGAATTACACCTTCTGGAATGGAATTTATGGAAAGAGAAGCCATTGAGCGAACTATGTTTTATTTGGAAGACAAAATGAACCAAAAGACCAATATAGATTTACCAGATAATATTCAAGCACATTTAATCATAGAATTAGACGGCAACAATGAAGAATCTATGATGCAAGACGCTGAAAAAATCGTCGAAACGCTTGAAAATGGCTTTAAAATAGGAGAAATTTTGTTTGCCGATTCGGAAGCTCAAAAAGAAGAACTTTGGAGACTTCGCAAAAATATTTCTCCTGCCGTAAATGCTTATTCACTCACGAAAGCAGAAGATGTTGTAGTCCCTCGTGGAAATTTGCCAGAGCTTATTACTTCTATCAAAAAAATTGGAAATGAATATGGATTCCGTTCAGTGTGTTTTGGACATGTAGGTGATGGCAATTTGCATGTCAATGTTTTGAAAGAACAAATTTCAGATGAAGACTGGAATACAAAAGTAGTAGAAGGCATTGGAGAAATTTTTAAAGAAGTAGTTCGTTTGGGAGGGATGCTCTCTGGCGAACACGGAATAGGCATCGCCAAACGCCCTTATATGCCTATTGCACTAGGCGATGTAAACCTTCGTCTGATGAGAGAAATCAAAAAAGTATTTGACCCTAATGGAATATTAAATGCAGGCAAGATATTTTAA
- a CDS encoding class I SAM-dependent methyltransferase — MNPVLKQIIATREVEDKNGNLINIDKTSISYQEGDLIQKYIRHIKAERSLEVGLAYGTSSLYICDALEKTERTAHYVIDPYQNNEGVVWESIGIMNLKKAGFMDFTRFFEEPSHLAITQLEREKVEVDFVFIDGEHTFDHVLVDFFLSDKILRDGGIIVFDDTDWPSIRRACSFIIRNRDYKVLDFLPSYHTKKGLSMKHKLYQNIVYVQETLVPENTYFLPKDAQHGGKIDQMTAGGMLVMQKIKSDTRAASYYNEF, encoded by the coding sequence ATGAACCCAGTTTTAAAGCAAATCATAGCCACTCGTGAAGTAGAAGATAAGAATGGCAATTTAATAAATATAGACAAAACATCTATTTCATATCAAGAAGGAGACTTGATTCAAAAGTATATTCGCCATATAAAAGCTGAAAGAAGTTTAGAAGTGGGCTTGGCATACGGAACATCGTCTCTTTACATTTGTGATGCCTTGGAAAAAACTGAACGTACGGCTCACTATGTAATAGACCCATATCAGAATAATGAAGGAGTAGTATGGGAAAGCATAGGCATAATGAACTTAAAAAAAGCTGGTTTCATGGATTTTACTCGCTTCTTTGAAGAGCCTTCGCATTTAGCGATTACTCAACTAGAACGAGAAAAAGTAGAAGTAGATTTTGTATTTATAGATGGTGAGCATACATTTGACCACGTTTTGGTAGATTTCTTTTTATCAGACAAAATTTTAAGAGATGGAGGAATCATAGTCTTTGATGATACAGATTGGCCTTCTATTCGTAGAGCATGTTCATTTATTATACGAAACAGAGATTACAAAGTGTTAGACTTTCTGCCATCTTACCACACGAAAAAAGGATTGAGCATGAAGCATAAACTATATCAAAATATAGTTTATGTACAAGAGACATTAGTGCCTGAAAATACCTATTTTCTTCCTAAAGATGCACAACATGGAGGTAAAATAGACCAAATGACGGCAGGTGGAATGCTTGTCATGCAAAAAATAAAAAGCGATACTAGAGCTGCAAGCTATTATAATGAGTTTTAA
- a CDS encoding cytochrome-c peroxidase — protein sequence MNRIRHYFFLSWFALLIFSCTNKKEIYSVSMPSYMPPLPKNPSHNPMTTEGIELGKMLFFDTKLSKNGNISCATCHNPKLYFTDNLQTSHLGTTGKKLPRNTPTLINVVYSENGLFLDGGIKNLESLPAAPLQHPDEMAMDLKKLPNLLQNDKDYPNLFKNAFGTDSITNALIFRALAQFQRTIISPSINSEYSFVSKWDSVKQEKATFSNLELKGQSLFKSHCNTCHTAPLFSDYQFHFAHLDTITNPTKINDRVELGRQRITENPKDYLKFKTPTLRHISKTFPYLHNGSIEKLEYFAQPNDSMKLNIEEQKALLAFLKCL from the coding sequence ATGAACCGAATACGACATTATTTTTTTCTTTCTTGGTTTGCTCTACTAATTTTTTCTTGCACCAATAAAAAGGAAATTTATAGTGTTTCTATGCCTTCTTATATGCCACCCTTACCCAAAAATCCATCTCACAATCCAATGACAACAGAAGGAATTGAACTGGGTAAAATGCTTTTCTTTGATACAAAATTATCTAAAAACGGTAATATTTCTTGTGCAACGTGTCATAATCCCAAACTCTACTTTACAGATAACTTACAAACAAGCCACTTAGGAACAACAGGTAAAAAACTACCTCGCAACACGCCCACACTTATCAATGTAGTTTATTCAGAAAACGGACTTTTCTTGGATGGAGGAATAAAAAACCTTGAATCGCTCCCTGCTGCCCCACTCCAACACCCAGACGAAATGGCAATGGATTTGAAAAAACTGCCTAACCTATTACAAAATGATAAAGATTATCCAAACCTTTTCAAAAATGCTTTTGGAACAGATAGCATTACAAATGCACTTATTTTTAGAGCTTTAGCACAGTTTCAACGAACAATTATTTCTCCTTCTATAAATTCAGAATATAGTTTTGTTTCTAAATGGGATAGCGTTAAGCAAGAAAAAGCTACATTTTCAAACCTAGAGCTAAAAGGACAGTCACTTTTCAAAAGCCACTGCAACACTTGTCATACTGCACCTTTATTTTCAGATTATCAGTTTCATTTTGCTCATTTGGATACGATAACAAATCCTACAAAAATAAATGATAGAGTAGAGTTAGGAAGACAAAGAATCACAGAAAACCCAAAGGATTATCTCAAATTCAAAACGCCTACATTGCGTCATATCTCCAAAACTTTTCCGTATCTGCACAACGGAAGTATTGAAAAGTTAGAATATTTTGCTCAGCCAAATGATTCTATGAAATTGAATATAGAAGAACAGAAAGCTTTACTAGCTTTTTTGAAATGTTTGTGA
- the mutL gene encoding DNA mismatch repair endonuclease MutL has protein sequence MLDIIRLLPESLANQIAAGEVVQRPASVVKEMLENSVDAEATSIELVLQDAGKALIQVIDNGKGMSETDARMCFERHATSKIVEQEDLYNIRTFGFRGEAMASIAAVAQVELKTRQEDQEIGTHIYIEGSEVKKHEPTATQKGSSIAVKNLFFNTPARRKFLKSNSVELRHITQEFERVALANPHINFSMHHNGQEVYNLKEGKLAKRIVAMFGKSYQSNLLTCQEDVETIKLLGYVGKPQAAKKTKGSQYFFVNNRFIKSGYLHHAVMTAYEGLLPKDAHPFYVLFIEIDPKKIDINVHPTKTEIKFDDERTVYVVVQAAVKQALGVHQVVAPLDFDTDTNFLNPSKYINKVDDKESNNSEGNDKNEDSTQQPRTFISDFSKYDTQSDDFIGRYDKEENKGKYGSYISEPFNRKKELKDYQRPEPTEREQNNQKNWERIYLNEEERENAGTKSKQFEKDSSEKDFIDEIDELAQNPVTFRSAANNLSKSELENELKSTQSKLEKSDKRHVFWVANRFVASPTKSGMILIDASAAHERILYERYEKSISKSANATSQQLLFPSTLSFSIVDYELLKEVLPELKSLGFSIEIDEKLEQKQQARLIGLPADLLKEKGESILEALLEQFKYNQTTVKIPKRENILRSFAKRASMQAKTFFSNEEMQSLIDELFACRQPNYTPDGKKIFMLLDTEMIEQLFL, from the coding sequence ATGTTAGATATTATCCGTTTACTTCCCGAATCGCTTGCCAATCAGATTGCTGCTGGAGAGGTCGTTCAGCGTCCTGCTTCGGTGGTAAAAGAAATGCTGGAAAACTCTGTTGATGCAGAAGCAACAAGTATCGAATTGGTTTTGCAAGATGCAGGAAAGGCTCTTATCCAAGTCATTGATAATGGAAAAGGAATGTCAGAAACGGATGCTAGAATGTGTTTTGAGAGACATGCGACTTCAAAAATTGTAGAGCAAGAAGATTTGTATAATATTCGAACATTTGGGTTTAGAGGTGAGGCAATGGCTTCTATTGCAGCCGTAGCACAAGTAGAACTCAAAACAAGGCAAGAAGACCAAGAAATAGGAACGCATATTTATATTGAAGGTTCAGAAGTAAAAAAACACGAACCTACTGCTACGCAAAAGGGAAGTTCTATTGCTGTCAAGAATTTATTTTTCAATACACCTGCACGAAGAAAATTTTTAAAATCAAATTCGGTAGAGCTTCGTCATATTACACAAGAATTTGAGCGTGTTGCGCTGGCAAATCCTCATATCAATTTTTCTATGCACCACAATGGGCAAGAGGTGTATAATTTGAAAGAGGGAAAACTAGCAAAGCGAATTGTGGCAATGTTTGGAAAAAGCTATCAGTCAAATCTTCTGACGTGTCAAGAGGATGTAGAAACCATCAAACTTCTAGGATATGTTGGGAAACCACAGGCAGCTAAAAAGACAAAAGGCAGTCAGTATTTTTTTGTGAATAATCGTTTTATAAAAAGTGGTTATTTACACCATGCCGTCATGACGGCTTATGAAGGACTTTTGCCAAAAGATGCTCACCCTTTTTACGTTTTGTTTATCGAAATTGACCCAAAGAAAATTGATATAAATGTTCATCCTACCAAAACAGAAATCAAGTTTGATGATGAAAGAACGGTTTATGTAGTCGTACAGGCAGCCGTAAAACAGGCGTTGGGTGTGCATCAAGTAGTTGCGCCATTGGATTTTGATACAGATACGAATTTTTTGAACCCTTCAAAGTATATTAATAAAGTTGATGATAAGGAGAGTAACAACTCTGAAGGAAATGATAAGAACGAAGATTCAACTCAACAGCCGAGAACTTTTATTTCAGATTTTTCAAAATACGATACTCAGTCTGATGATTTTATTGGTAGATACGATAAAGAAGAGAATAAAGGAAAATATGGAAGCTACATTAGTGAGCCTTTTAATAGAAAAAAAGAATTAAAAGACTACCAGCGACCAGAACCTACTGAAAGAGAACAAAATAATCAAAAAAACTGGGAAAGAATTTACCTTAATGAAGAAGAGAGAGAAAACGCAGGAACTAAAAGCAAACAGTTTGAAAAAGATAGTTCGGAAAAAGATTTTATCGATGAAATAGATGAGCTTGCTCAAAACCCTGTTACGTTCCGAAGTGCAGCCAATAACCTTTCTAAATCTGAACTGGAAAATGAGCTAAAATCTACACAATCTAAGTTAGAAAAAAGTGATAAACGCCATGTTTTTTGGGTAGCAAATCGTTTTGTAGCTAGTCCGACTAAGTCGGGAATGATTCTGATTGATGCCTCGGCTGCCCACGAACGCATTTTGTACGAGCGTTACGAAAAAAGTATTTCAAAAAGTGCAAACGCCACTTCTCAACAACTTCTGTTTCCTTCTACACTTTCGTTTTCTATTGTAGATTATGAGCTTTTGAAGGAAGTTTTGCCAGAACTGAAAAGTTTAGGCTTTTCCATAGAAATAGATGAAAAACTAGAACAAAAGCAACAAGCTCGTTTAATTGGACTTCCTGCCGATTTGCTCAAAGAAAAGGGAGAATCTATTTTAGAAGCTCTTTTAGAACAGTTTAAATACAACCAAACGACAGTTAAGATTCCGAAGCGAGAGAATATTTTGCGCTCTTTTGCCAAACGTGCCTCTATGCAAGCCAAAACGTTTTTCTCTAATGAAGAGATGCAAAGTCTTATTGATGAGCTTTTTGCTTGTAGGCAGCCGAACTATACTCCAGATGGAAAAAAAATCTTTATGCTCTTAGATACAGAAATGATTGAACAGCTTTTTTTGTAA
- a CDS encoding N-acetylglucosamine kinase, translating into MILYADSGSTKTDWALKTDEGKIFRWKSGGWNPYFLTTEQMVEEGKNFINQHYFENQNESTDFLEPYLCKVEEIQFYGAGSSTEANRKIVYEALKTLFPQAKKIEVAHDLLGAARSVYDNSKDEMGIIMILGTGSNACLYDGKNILKELTNLGFWLGDEGSGGFIGKQFVIDFLHGALPNDIHDLFYKEYGLTREKVLKRAYQEPKPNEFFASFVPFLHKHKKQKFIREFLESCFDEFLDRIRVEFEGEELSFYAVGSVGYYFEDILKRQIEEMGGELVRVVKSPIEGLIEK; encoded by the coding sequence ATGATACTCTACGCAGATAGTGGCTCAACAAAAACGGATTGGGCATTAAAAACTGATGAAGGAAAAATCTTTAGATGGAAATCAGGTGGCTGGAATCCATATTTTCTTACGACAGAACAAATGGTAGAAGAAGGCAAAAACTTTATAAATCAACATTACTTTGAAAACCAAAATGAGTCCACTGATTTTTTAGAACCCTATCTTTGTAAAGTTGAGGAAATTCAGTTTTATGGCGCAGGTTCTTCTACGGAAGCTAATAGAAAAATAGTCTATGAGGCTTTAAAAACTCTCTTTCCACAGGCAAAAAAAATAGAAGTTGCTCACGACCTTTTGGGTGCTGCTCGCTCGGTCTATGATAACTCAAAAGATGAAATGGGAATCATCATGATTTTGGGAACAGGCTCAAATGCGTGTTTGTATGATGGGAAAAATATATTGAAAGAACTGACAAACTTAGGTTTTTGGTTAGGCGATGAAGGAAGTGGAGGCTTTATAGGAAAGCAGTTTGTAATAGACTTTCTTCATGGGGCATTGCCTAATGACATTCACGATTTATTTTATAAGGAATATGGACTGACAAGAGAAAAGGTTTTGAAAAGAGCCTATCAAGAACCAAAACCGAATGAGTTTTTTGCTTCTTTTGTTCCATTTCTTCATAAACACAAAAAACAAAAGTTTATAAGAGAATTTTTGGAATCTTGTTTTGATGAGTTTTTAGATAGAATACGAGTTGAATTTGAAGGCGAAGAACTAAGTTTTTATGCTGTGGGTTCGGTAGGTTACTATTTTGAAGATATTTTAAAAAGGCAAATTGAAGAAATGGGAGGAGAGCTTGTGAGAGTAGTTAAAAGTCCGATTGAGGGGTTGATTGAGAAATAA